A genomic window from Halomonas sp. LR3S48 includes:
- the ccmB gene encoding heme exporter protein CcmB has protein sequence MPVTEGSLSEEAAVVGEEPRGGLAVAVWATLKRDLVLLLRRRSEVLNPLVFFAIVITLFPIGISPDPALLAAIAPGLLWVAALLAALLSLDSLFRADYDDGSLEQLLLTPQPLAMLALAKVAVHWLLTGLPLALMAPLLGIMLALPAGSYLVLAVSLALGSASLSLIGAIGAALTVGLSRGGVLLSLLVLPLYIPVLIFGAGAVQAAIFGDGVLAHLAILGALLALALILAPLAIAASLRISING, from the coding sequence ATGCCGGTAACTGAAGGCTCATTGAGCGAGGAGGCCGCGGTGGTTGGCGAGGAACCTCGCGGCGGCCTCGCTGTCGCAGTATGGGCAACGCTTAAGCGGGACCTGGTGCTGCTGTTGCGGCGGCGCAGCGAAGTGCTGAACCCCCTGGTATTCTTCGCCATCGTCATTACTCTGTTCCCGATCGGCATTTCCCCCGATCCGGCGCTGCTGGCGGCCATCGCCCCCGGCCTGCTGTGGGTGGCGGCACTGCTGGCGGCCCTGCTGTCGCTGGACAGCCTGTTCCGGGCCGATTACGACGACGGCTCGCTGGAGCAACTGCTGCTGACCCCTCAGCCTCTGGCGATGCTGGCCCTGGCCAAGGTGGCCGTACACTGGCTGCTGACCGGCCTGCCCCTGGCGCTGATGGCGCCCTTGCTGGGGATCATGCTGGCGCTGCCGGCGGGCAGTTATCTCGTGCTGGCCGTCTCACTGGCGCTGGGCAGTGCCAGTCTCAGCCTGATTGGTGCCATCGGAGCGGCGCTGACGGTGGGGCTCTCGCGTGGCGGCGTGCTGCTGTCGCTGCTGGTGCTTCCCCTTTACATTCCGGTGCTGATCTTCGGTGCCGGGGCCGTCCAGGCGGCCATCTTCGGCGATGGCGTACTGGCGCATCTGGCGATTCTCGGCGCGCTGCTGGCGCTGGCCCTGATCCTTGCGCCGCTGGCGATCGCGGCATCGCTGCGCATCAGCATCAACGGTTGA
- a CDS encoding heme ABC transporter permease, producing MWAFINKLRSPKWFYAISARLQPWFWAAALILIVTGTVWGLAFAPADYQQGNSFRIIYVHVPAAFLAQSIFVSLAVTGLVFMVWKIKIADMAATVMAPLGAAMTFVALFSGAVWGVPTWGTWWMWDARLTSMLILLFLYLGVIALRGAFASRDSASRAASVLAMVGVINIPIIKYSVDWWYTLHQPATFTVTGRAAMPMEMWLPLLVMVLGFYSFFIALTLMRTRSEILRREASKRWVRELAEEVN from the coding sequence ATGTGGGCCTTCATTAACAAGCTGCGTTCCCCCAAGTGGTTCTATGCCATCAGCGCCCGCCTGCAGCCCTGGTTCTGGGCCGCGGCGCTGATCCTGATCGTGACCGGTACCGTCTGGGGGCTCGCCTTCGCCCCGGCCGATTACCAGCAGGGCAACAGTTTCCGCATCATCTACGTGCACGTGCCGGCCGCTTTTCTGGCCCAATCGATCTTCGTCTCCCTGGCGGTGACGGGGCTGGTGTTCATGGTGTGGAAGATCAAGATCGCCGACATGGCCGCGACCGTGATGGCACCGCTGGGCGCCGCCATGACCTTCGTCGCGCTGTTCTCCGGCGCGGTGTGGGGCGTGCCCACCTGGGGCACTTGGTGGATGTGGGACGCGCGCCTGACCTCGATGCTGATCCTGCTGTTCCTCTACCTCGGCGTCATCGCCCTGCGCGGCGCTTTCGCCAGCCGCGACAGCGCCTCGCGCGCCGCCTCGGTGCTGGCCATGGTCGGCGTGATCAATATCCCGATCATCAAGTATTCGGTCGACTGGTGGTACACGCTGCACCAGCCCGCCACCTTTACCGTCACCGGACGCGCCGCCATGCCGATGGAGATGTGGCTGCCGCTGCTGGTCATGGTGCTGGGCTTCTACAGCTTCTTCATCGCCCTGACCCTGATGCGCACCCGCAGCGAGATCCTGCGCCGCGAAGCCAGCAAGCGCTGGGTGCGCGAGCTGGCCGAGGAGGTGAACTGA
- the ccmD gene encoding heme exporter protein CcmD — MAFDTFQEFLAMGGHARYVWSAWGLTAVLLLGAVLHARFERRQVLRQLQRRVRREAHQAGRGGGAQPIRTSRGESTNEA; from the coding sequence ATGGCTTTCGATACCTTCCAGGAATTTCTCGCCATGGGCGGGCACGCGCGCTACGTCTGGTCGGCCTGGGGGCTGACCGCCGTGCTGCTGCTGGGCGCCGTGCTCCACGCCCGCTTCGAGCGTCGCCAGGTGCTGCGCCAACTGCAGCGTCGCGTGCGCCGCGAAGCCCATCAGGCCGGGCGCGGCGGCGGGGCGCAACCGATTCGAACTAGTAGGGGTGAAAGCACCAATGAGGCCTAA